The Trichocoleus desertorum ATA4-8-CV12 genome window below encodes:
- a CDS encoding RNA-binding protein, with protein MQQGREWLQELLRLVDLPVDVQVAEQASSNLGSTEPTTSNSLEDRANYWLTIDETGLTPEQIQQLTGTNGAVLDAIQYLANTILNLGQAEDQQKAYTIELAGYRARRQAELQSMAEQAAEQVRQTGQEVEMKALSSAERRQIHTFLKSYPDLETYSRGREPDRRLVVKQAQTETS; from the coding sequence GTGCAACAAGGTCGAGAGTGGCTACAGGAGTTATTGAGATTAGTGGATCTGCCTGTAGATGTACAGGTTGCTGAGCAAGCATCCAGCAATTTGGGTTCTACAGAACCCACAACCAGTAACTCCCTAGAAGACAGAGCCAACTATTGGTTGACTATTGACGAAACAGGGCTGACTCCAGAGCAAATTCAACAACTGACGGGGACTAATGGTGCTGTTCTGGACGCGATTCAATATCTTGCCAACACTATTCTTAATTTAGGTCAGGCTGAAGACCAGCAAAAAGCCTATACGATCGAGTTGGCAGGATATCGCGCCCGTCGTCAAGCCGAGTTACAGTCTATGGCAGAGCAGGCAGCCGAGCAAGTTAGACAAACAGGCCAAGAGGTTGAAATGAAGGCGCTCTCTTCCGCTGAGCGTCGGCAGATTCATACATTTTTGAAGTCTTATCCCGACCTGGAAACTTATAGTCGGGGGCGAGAACCAGATCGGCGCTTGGTTGTGAAGCAGGCGCAGACAGAGACAAGCTAA
- a CDS encoding SH3 domain-containing protein: MKWSGLINLIKFLLGFALAIALLGLGGVVAARYFVTKLTAPPPRPTFANDKPAATKAAVAASGASGNTAAPQGDSSTAPTPALEPGAYQARVVQPIGLILRDGPGSNSNQIGGIEYNSRVVVLEESPDKVWQRVRIEDSDRTGWVKAGNTERVN, translated from the coding sequence ATGAAATGGTCTGGCCTGATAAACCTGATAAAGTTTTTGCTGGGTTTTGCACTGGCGATCGCTCTCCTAGGTCTAGGAGGAGTGGTGGCTGCCCGTTATTTTGTCACTAAACTTACCGCTCCTCCCCCAAGGCCCACGTTTGCGAACGATAAGCCCGCTGCAACTAAAGCTGCTGTAGCGGCCTCAGGTGCCTCCGGGAATACTGCGGCTCCTCAAGGTGACAGCTCAACCGCACCAACCCCTGCTTTAGAACCAGGTGCCTATCAAGCTCGCGTAGTGCAGCCCATTGGTCTAATTTTGCGGGATGGCCCTGGCAGTAATTCTAACCAAATCGGTGGTATCGAGTATAACAGCCGGGTAGTAGTGCTAGAAGAAAGCCCCGACAAAGTGTGGCAGCGAGTCCGAATAGAAGATAGCGATCGCACAGGTTGGGTAAAAGCAGGCAATACCGAGCGTGTAAATTGA
- a CDS encoding AAA family ATPase: protein MNFSDEFELLLRARYPLIYISTREEERVEAAIAQSAKHQGNRAVYIWDFVDGYQGNPNDVGFGKRNPLQALEFIEKLPATAPAIFILRDFHRFVEDVSVSRKLRNLARLLKSQPKNVVLVAAQITIPDELSEVITVLEFPLPTPTDIKVEIERLLAATGQSLEGRTLDDLVRSCQGLSIERIRRVLARAIATHRELQPDDVDLILEEKRQTIRQTQILDFYPATEEISDIGGLDNLKDWLLRRGGAFSDKARQYGLPHPRGMLLAGIQGTGKSLTAKAIAHHWHLPLLRLDVGRLFAGLVGESESRTRQMIQLAEALAPCVLWIDEIDKAFSGFDSKGDAGTTSRVFGTFITWLAEKTSPVFVVATANNVQALPPEMLRKGRFDEIFFVGLPSQEERRAIFAVHLSRLRPHNLKSYDLDRLAYETPDFSGAEIEQTIIEAMHIGFSQNRDFTTDDILEAASQTVPLAQTAREQIQFLQDWAAAGKARLASRHGGLSSRVSRSLQSPD, encoded by the coding sequence ATGAACTTTAGTGATGAGTTCGAGCTACTGCTGCGAGCCCGCTATCCTCTGATTTATATTTCGACTCGTGAAGAAGAGCGAGTGGAGGCAGCGATCGCGCAGTCTGCGAAACATCAGGGCAATCGAGCCGTTTATATCTGGGATTTTGTCGATGGCTACCAAGGCAACCCCAATGACGTGGGCTTTGGTAAGCGTAATCCGCTACAAGCCCTAGAGTTTATCGAAAAACTTCCTGCGACAGCCCCTGCAATCTTTATTCTGAGAGACTTTCATCGCTTTGTAGAAGATGTTTCTGTTTCTCGGAAGCTGCGGAATCTGGCCCGATTGCTAAAGTCCCAGCCTAAGAATGTAGTTCTGGTAGCAGCACAAATTACCATTCCGGATGAGCTGAGTGAAGTTATCACTGTTTTGGAGTTCCCGTTACCTACTCCTACAGACATCAAAGTCGAAATTGAACGCTTGTTGGCGGCGACAGGCCAGTCTCTCGAAGGCCGAACTTTAGATGATTTAGTGCGGTCTTGTCAGGGTCTTTCTATTGAGCGAATTCGACGGGTATTGGCACGAGCGATCGCCACGCACCGAGAGCTGCAACCAGACGACGTAGATTTGATCTTGGAAGAAAAACGCCAGACGATTCGGCAAACCCAGATTTTGGATTTTTATCCTGCTACCGAGGAAATTTCGGACATTGGGGGTCTGGATAACCTCAAAGATTGGCTGTTGAGGCGAGGCGGTGCATTTTCTGACAAAGCTCGGCAGTATGGCCTACCACACCCTAGAGGCATGTTACTGGCAGGCATTCAGGGCACTGGCAAGTCCTTAACCGCCAAGGCGATCGCCCATCACTGGCACTTGCCTTTACTCCGCCTAGACGTGGGACGGCTATTTGCTGGGTTAGTAGGTGAGTCAGAATCTCGCACTCGCCAAATGATTCAGCTAGCAGAAGCATTAGCGCCTTGCGTGCTATGGATTGACGAAATAGACAAAGCCTTCTCTGGCTTTGATAGCAAAGGGGACGCAGGAACAACTAGCCGGGTCTTTGGTACTTTCATTACTTGGCTGGCAGAAAAAACTTCTCCCGTTTTTGTGGTCGCAACTGCTAATAATGTCCAAGCACTGCCGCCTGAAATGCTACGTAAGGGCCGATTTGATGAGATTTTCTTTGTGGGGTTGCCTAGCCAAGAAGAGCGTCGAGCCATTTTCGCGGTGCATTTGTCTCGCCTCAGACCCCACAACCTGAAAAGTTATGACTTGGATCGACTTGCCTACGAAACTCCAGACTTCTCAGGCGCGGAGATTGAGCAAACCATCATAGAGGCGATGCATATCGGCTTCAGTCAAAATCGGGATTTCACCACCGACGATATTTTGGAAGCAGCCAGCCAAACGGTGCCATTGGCCCAAACCGCACGGGAGCAAATTCAATTTCTTCAAGATTGGGCTGCCGCTGGCAAAGCACGTTTAGCATCTCGGCATGGTGGCTTAAGTAGCCGCGTCTCCCGCTCTCTGCAATCTCCTGACTAA
- a CDS encoding transcriptional repressor, which produces MSLYTTSSLKAELNERGWRLTPQRETILQVFQNLPKGNHLSAEDLYNELQTDGERISLSTIYRTLKLMARMGILRELELAEGHKHYELNQPYPYYHHHLICVRCNKTTEFKSDSILKIGTKTAQKEGYHLLDCQLSIHAICPTCQRSLTPM; this is translated from the coding sequence ATGTCTCTCTACACCACGTCTTCACTAAAGGCTGAACTGAACGAGCGAGGCTGGCGTCTAACACCGCAACGAGAGACTATTTTGCAAGTGTTTCAGAATCTCCCCAAGGGAAATCATCTGAGCGCTGAAGATCTGTACAATGAGCTGCAAACCGATGGGGAACGAATCAGCCTATCCACCATCTACCGGACTTTGAAGTTAATGGCCCGAATGGGAATTCTGCGCGAACTAGAGCTGGCAGAGGGCCACAAACATTACGAGCTAAACCAACCCTATCCCTACTATCACCACCATCTCATTTGCGTCCGCTGTAACAAAACAACTGAGTTTAAGAGTGACTCGATTCTAAAAATTGGCACAAAAACAGCGCAGAAAGAGGGATATCATCTGCTGGATTGCCAGTTGTCAATTCATGCGATCTGCCCAACTTGCCAACGTTCATTAACGCCAATGTAG
- a CDS encoding peptidoglycan-binding protein — protein sequence MLSIVSFVSAVHALENGDSGPEVTELQTRLSNQGYYDGPITGYYGTLTQEAVIRFQQERGLAADGIAGERTLSALEGFNQATTASGTSGALRLGATGDAVSTLQNSLRAAGFYEDATTGYFGSSTEAAVIRFQQANALEPDGIVGSNTQAVLQRYPSTAATTFYPAQPYNNPFPTPVSSSSSSLGRGDTGPAVTNLQTRLKAAGFFDGPITGYFGSLTETAVIRFQQARGLPANGIVGSATLAALPGSTSNPSGTVANQFSVLELQRRLKARGFYAGSLDGDMGPSTQRAIAAAQRFYGVSDRDVRNGRF from the coding sequence ATGCTGTCTATTGTCAGCTTTGTGAGTGCCGTCCATGCCCTAGAGAATGGTGATAGTGGGCCTGAAGTAACAGAACTGCAAACTCGACTCAGCAACCAAGGATACTATGACGGGCCCATTACGGGTTACTATGGCACCCTGACTCAAGAAGCAGTAATCAGGTTTCAGCAAGAGCGGGGGCTGGCTGCTGATGGGATTGCGGGTGAGAGAACTTTATCAGCATTAGAAGGTTTCAACCAAGCAACGACTGCATCAGGCACATCAGGAGCCCTAAGATTAGGTGCTACGGGGGACGCAGTCAGTACCTTGCAAAACTCTTTGCGGGCAGCAGGATTTTATGAAGACGCAACGACAGGATATTTTGGGTCTTCAACTGAAGCCGCTGTCATTAGGTTTCAGCAGGCAAATGCCTTGGAACCAGACGGGATTGTTGGCTCCAACACGCAGGCAGTTCTACAGCGTTATCCAAGCACAGCTGCAACGACATTTTACCCAGCTCAGCCTTATAACAATCCTTTTCCCACTCCCGTCTCCAGCAGTAGTTCATCGCTGGGCCGAGGCGATACTGGTCCTGCTGTCACCAACTTACAAACTAGGCTCAAAGCCGCAGGCTTCTTCGACGGCCCTATCACAGGTTACTTTGGCTCTCTAACTGAAACCGCTGTCATTCGCTTCCAGCAAGCTAGGGGGCTTCCTGCCAATGGTATTGTAGGTAGCGCCACTTTAGCAGCATTACCTGGTTCGACGTCTAATCCAAGCGGAACAGTTGCCAATCAATTCAGCGTTTTGGAGTTACAACGACGATTGAAAGCTAGAGGCTTCTACGCAGGCTCATTAGATGGAGACATGGGACCCTCAACGCAAAGAGCGATCGCGGCGGCTCAGCGTTTTTATGGGGTCAGCGATCGCGACGTTCGCAATGGACGCTTTTAG
- a CDS encoding DUF177 domain-containing protein, giving the protein MDAIYIPQLTRAPEQTEVLEFKEFLPDLETLTPVQGQLKVTHRGNYLEVSAQAETIITLACHRCLQNYNHRLVVNTSELIWLDEAASDADAIILDREVGMEDLVESLSPQGSFDTGKWLYEQLCLAIPQRQLCDEACAGIQLSDSLSTSGTDRRWASLEALKKQLPS; this is encoded by the coding sequence ATGGACGCCATTTATATTCCTCAGCTAACAAGAGCTCCTGAGCAGACAGAAGTTCTTGAGTTTAAAGAGTTTCTTCCCGATCTAGAAACCCTGACCCCCGTTCAAGGCCAACTCAAGGTGACTCATCGGGGCAACTATTTGGAAGTTTCAGCGCAAGCCGAGACTATCATCACTTTGGCTTGCCACCGTTGTCTGCAAAACTACAATCATCGCTTGGTAGTGAATACTTCCGAGCTGATTTGGTTGGATGAAGCAGCAAGTGATGCAGATGCGATCATTTTAGATCGCGAGGTGGGAATGGAAGATTTGGTAGAAAGCTTGTCTCCTCAAGGTTCTTTTGATACTGGCAAGTGGCTCTATGAGCAATTGTGTCTTGCAATTCCCCAGCGACAGCTCTGTGATGAAGCGTGTGCTGGTATCCAGCTTTCGGACTCACTCTCTACTTCAGGAACGGATCGTCGCTGGGCCTCTTTAGAAGCTTTGAAAAAACAGCTACCTTCTTGA
- the hetR gene encoding heterocyst differentiation master regulator HetR, whose product MTNDLDLIKRLSPSAMDQIMLYLAFSAMRTSGHRHGAFLDAAATAAKCAIYMTYLEQGQNLRMTGHLHHIEPKRVKVIVEEVRQALTEGKLLKMLGSQEPRYLIQFPYIWLEQYPWQPGRSRVPGTSLTSEEKRQIEQKLPDNLPDAQLINSFQFMDLIEFLHTRSQEDLDPDRQMPLSEALAEHIKRRLIYSGTVTRIESPWGMPFYALTRSSYSPADDEERTYIMVEDTARYFRLMKDWADQQPRVMRVLEELDIPTEKLDQALQELDEVIRAWADRYHRVGGQSMILQMVLGPREEAGSSW is encoded by the coding sequence ATGACTAACGACCTAGATCTGATCAAACGTCTCAGCCCTAGTGCCATGGATCAGATCATGCTTTATTTGGCATTTAGTGCCATGCGTACTAGTGGGCATCGGCACGGAGCCTTTTTAGATGCGGCAGCTACCGCCGCCAAGTGTGCTATCTACATGACCTACTTGGAGCAAGGCCAGAACCTGCGTATGACAGGACACTTGCACCATATAGAGCCGAAACGGGTCAAGGTGATTGTTGAAGAAGTTAGGCAAGCGCTAACAGAAGGTAAGCTGCTGAAGATGCTGGGGTCTCAGGAACCTCGCTATCTAATTCAGTTTCCCTACATTTGGTTGGAGCAATATCCTTGGCAACCTGGGCGATCGCGCGTTCCTGGTACCAGCCTCACCTCTGAAGAGAAACGCCAGATTGAGCAAAAACTGCCCGATAATTTGCCAGATGCTCAACTGATCAATTCCTTTCAATTCATGGACTTGATCGAGTTTCTGCATACGCGATCGCAAGAGGATTTAGACCCAGACCGTCAAATGCCCTTGAGCGAGGCATTAGCAGAACATATCAAACGACGCTTGATTTACTCTGGCACAGTCACGCGCATCGAGTCACCTTGGGGGATGCCCTTTTATGCCCTGACCCGCTCTTCTTACTCACCAGCCGATGATGAGGAGCGCACTTACATTATGGTGGAGGACACGGCTCGCTACTTCCGCTTGATGAAAGATTGGGCTGATCAGCAGCCTCGGGTGATGCGGGTCTTGGAAGAACTCGATATTCCTACGGAAAAACTGGATCAAGCCTTGCAGGAACTGGATGAAGTGATTCGGGCTTGGGCCGATCGCTACCATCGAGTGGGCGGACAATCCATGATTCTGCAAATGGTGCTTGGCCCCCGTGAGGAAGCAGGGTCTTCCTGGTAA
- a CDS encoding NAD(P)H-dependent glycerol-3-phosphate dehydrogenase: MQTVTLAVLGSGAWGSALANLAAKQGHSVRLWSRRHSQSLGEVVEGADLIVSAISMQGVRPVVEQLQSLAIAESAILVTATKGLDPTTTLTPAQIWQAAFPRHPVVVLSGPNLSKEIEQGLPAATVVASEKLVAAEQVQAVFSSGVFRVYTNPDPLGVELGGTLKNIIAIAVGVCDGLQLGTNAKAALVTRGLTEIIRVGTHWGAKTETFYGLSGLGDLLATCNSPLSRNYRVGYGLAQGQTLSEVLATLEGTAEGINTTQVLIPLARQHNISVPISHQVYRLLESEITPQQATEALMLRNTKPEYNLLNL, encoded by the coding sequence GTGCAAACTGTAACGCTGGCAGTACTGGGATCAGGCGCATGGGGTTCAGCCTTGGCAAACTTAGCAGCCAAGCAGGGTCATTCCGTGCGCCTTTGGTCACGTCGCCATTCTCAAAGTTTGGGAGAGGTAGTAGAAGGGGCTGACTTGATTGTGTCAGCGATCTCTATGCAGGGTGTGAGACCTGTGGTGGAGCAGCTACAGTCCCTAGCGATCGCCGAGTCGGCAATTTTAGTCACCGCAACTAAGGGTTTAGATCCCACAACAACACTCACTCCCGCCCAAATTTGGCAAGCAGCTTTTCCCAGGCATCCAGTTGTGGTACTATCTGGACCCAATTTATCGAAGGAAATCGAGCAGGGATTGCCTGCTGCCACTGTAGTTGCGAGCGAGAAGCTGGTCGCAGCTGAGCAGGTACAGGCGGTCTTTTCGTCCGGTGTTTTTCGGGTTTATACCAATCCCGATCCCTTAGGGGTAGAACTGGGTGGCACGCTCAAAAATATTATTGCGATCGCGGTTGGAGTTTGTGACGGTCTCCAACTGGGAACCAATGCCAAAGCAGCTCTTGTAACTCGTGGGCTCACAGAAATCATTCGAGTTGGCACTCACTGGGGAGCAAAAACAGAAACCTTTTATGGCTTATCTGGTTTAGGTGACCTGCTAGCCACTTGCAATAGCCCTCTGAGCCGCAACTACCGAGTTGGCTATGGTTTGGCTCAAGGTCAGACGCTTTCGGAGGTACTAGCGACTTTAGAAGGCACGGCTGAGGGCATCAACACGACTCAAGTGTTAATTCCGCTGGCTCGTCAACACAATATTTCTGTACCTATTTCGCATCAAGTCTATCGCTTGCTAGAAAGCGAAATTACGCCGCAACAGGCCACCGAAGCCCTCATGCTGAGAAATACTAAACCAGAGTACAACCTTCTCAATTTATAG
- the sigC gene encoding RNA polymerase sigma factor SigC, translated as MPATSFYADAEYDDQLNATSFRLSNEDIEPSVDDLVDLDMGYADPVGGVRKNVSRRTTDLVRLYLQEIGRVRLLGRDEEVSEAQRVQRYMRLLELRNEVATAGDEPIKRYVDLIEAHDCLASQLGHRPSLERWAAQAGVTVADLKPIVAQGKRRWAEVVALEVTELEQIQTEGLRAKEHMIKANLRLVVSVAKKYQNRGLELLDLIQEGTLGLERAVEKFDPTKGYRFSTYAYWWIRQGITRAIATQSRTIRLPVHITEKLNKIKKAQRKISQEKGRMATIEDIAKELEMTAPQVREVLLRVPRSVSLETKVGKEKDTELGDLLETEDVSPEEILMRESLRRDLQQLLTDLTSRERDVILMRFGLGDGHPYSLAEIGRALDLSRERVRQIEAKALQKLRQPKRRNRVRDYLESLS; from the coding sequence ATGCCAGCAACATCTTTTTACGCTGATGCAGAATATGACGATCAACTGAACGCTACTAGCTTTCGGTTGAGCAATGAGGACATCGAACCAAGTGTAGATGATCTCGTTGACTTAGACATGGGGTATGCCGATCCAGTCGGTGGGGTACGCAAAAATGTGAGCCGCCGCACTACCGATTTGGTGCGCTTGTATCTCCAAGAAATTGGCCGGGTTCGCTTGTTAGGGCGAGATGAAGAAGTTTCGGAAGCGCAAAGGGTTCAGCGCTACATGCGATTGCTGGAGCTACGTAATGAAGTAGCAACCGCAGGAGATGAGCCTATTAAGCGCTACGTTGATTTAATTGAAGCTCATGACTGTTTAGCGTCTCAACTGGGTCATCGACCTTCCTTAGAGCGTTGGGCCGCTCAAGCAGGCGTTACTGTCGCAGACCTAAAGCCAATTGTGGCTCAAGGAAAACGTCGCTGGGCCGAGGTTGTCGCGCTAGAGGTGACAGAGCTGGAGCAGATCCAAACAGAAGGTCTGCGAGCCAAGGAACACATGATCAAAGCGAACTTACGCTTGGTTGTATCTGTTGCTAAGAAGTACCAGAACCGGGGCTTAGAACTGCTAGATTTGATTCAAGAAGGCACCCTAGGCTTAGAGCGAGCCGTGGAGAAGTTTGATCCCACAAAAGGTTATCGCTTTAGCACCTATGCTTACTGGTGGATTCGTCAGGGCATTACACGGGCGATCGCGACCCAGAGCCGTACGATCCGCCTACCTGTTCATATCACAGAGAAGCTAAACAAAATTAAAAAAGCTCAACGCAAAATTTCTCAAGAAAAAGGGCGCATGGCCACGATTGAGGACATTGCCAAAGAGCTAGAAATGACTGCTCCGCAAGTTAGAGAAGTATTGCTGCGAGTCCCCCGCTCTGTTTCTCTCGAAACCAAAGTGGGTAAAGAGAAAGATACAGAACTAGGAGATTTGCTAGAAACCGAGGATGTCTCACCTGAGGAGATTTTGATGCGGGAATCTCTGCGTCGAGATCTTCAACAACTGCTGACAGACCTCACTAGTCGGGAGCGGGATGTGATTTTGATGCGGTTCGGCTTAGGGGATGGTCATCCTTACTCCTTGGCTGAAATTGGTCGAGCTTTAGACTTATCGCGGGAACGAGTCCGTCAGATTGAAGCGAAAGCTTTGCAAAAACTGCGTCAACCCAAGCGGCGTAACCGGGTGCGAGATTATCTAGAATCCCTGAGCTAA
- a CDS encoding PH domain-containing protein, producing MAINEEAYYEGGPHIGDLIINLLLGFTIICIPLSVGAIVRALWVRYRITNRRISVTGGWMGRDRSDIIYSEIAKVVTVPRGLGGWGDMVITLKDGSRLELRSVPKFREVYDYINEKLSTRAQQASGAVGAKS from the coding sequence ATGGCGATTAATGAGGAAGCGTACTACGAGGGTGGTCCTCACATTGGCGATCTGATCATTAACCTGTTACTGGGATTCACCATTATTTGTATCCCCCTCAGTGTCGGAGCAATTGTTCGCGCTTTGTGGGTTCGCTATCGCATTACCAACCGTCGGATCTCTGTAACAGGGGGTTGGATGGGACGCGATCGCTCGGATATTATCTATTCCGAAATCGCCAAGGTGGTTACTGTACCTCGCGGACTGGGGGGCTGGGGCGATATGGTCATCACTCTCAAGGATGGCAGCCGTCTAGAGTTGCGATCGGTGCCTAAATTTAGAGAGGTCTACGATTACATCAATGAGAAGCTTTCCACCAGAGCTCAGCAAGCCAGTGGGGCGGTAGGTGCTAAATCTTAG
- the lipA gene encoding lipoyl synthase gives MVVKPEWLRVKAPQWERVGSVKEILRDLALNTVCEEASCPNIGECFNHGTATFLIMGPACTRACPYCDIDFEKKPQPLDPTEPDRLAEAVHRLRLNHVVITSVNRDDLPDGGASQFERCIQAIRAISPSTTIEVLIPDLCGNWQALEAILQAQPEVLNHNTETVPRLYRRVRPQGQYERTLELLKRSRELAPWVYTKSGIMVGLGETDAEVRAAMQDLRAVDCDILTIGQYLQPSQKHLGVANFVPPAQFDAWREFGESIGFLQVVSSPLTRSSYHAEQVRVLMERYPRTIGVPTANLLPLD, from the coding sequence GTGGTCGTTAAGCCAGAGTGGTTACGGGTCAAAGCTCCTCAGTGGGAGCGAGTCGGTAGTGTTAAAGAAATCCTCCGAGATTTAGCACTCAACACCGTCTGTGAAGAGGCATCTTGTCCAAACATCGGTGAGTGCTTCAATCACGGTACAGCAACATTTTTGATCATGGGACCCGCTTGTACTAGAGCTTGTCCCTACTGCGATATTGATTTTGAGAAAAAGCCCCAACCGCTCGATCCGACTGAACCCGATCGCTTGGCTGAGGCAGTGCATCGATTACGCCTCAATCATGTAGTCATTACGTCTGTCAACCGAGATGATCTACCTGATGGCGGCGCATCGCAGTTTGAGCGCTGTATTCAAGCGATTCGAGCAATTTCTCCCAGCACGACGATCGAAGTTTTAATTCCAGATTTGTGTGGCAATTGGCAGGCGTTAGAGGCGATTTTGCAGGCGCAGCCAGAAGTGCTCAACCACAACACAGAGACTGTACCTCGGCTCTATCGGCGTGTTCGTCCTCAAGGCCAGTATGAGCGCACCTTGGAATTGCTAAAGCGATCGCGAGAACTAGCCCCTTGGGTTTATACAAAGTCTGGCATCATGGTGGGCTTGGGTGAAACTGACGCAGAAGTGCGGGCAGCCATGCAGGATCTACGAGCCGTAGATTGCGACATCCTCACAATCGGTCAATACTTGCAACCCAGCCAAAAACACTTGGGCGTTGCAAACTTCGTCCCCCCAGCCCAGTTCGACGCTTGGAGAGAATTTGGTGAGTCTATCGGCTTTTTGCAAGTCGTGTCTTCACCTTTAACCCGCAGTTCTTACCATGCTGAGCAAGTAAGGGTGTTGATGGAACGCTACCCTCGTACCATTGGTGTGCCCACAGCCAACCTTTTACCACTGGATTGA
- the yidC gene encoding membrane protein insertase YidC — protein MDFGVGFLSNNVMLPILDFFYGIVPSYGLAIVALTLVIRFALYPLSAGSIRSMRRMRVTQPVMQKRVKEIQERYKDDPAKQQEEMSKIYKEFGNPLAGCFPVLVQMPVLFALFATLRGSPFSDINYSVNLQILPQEQITQVQPQAFATAPQNIFVADKIHAPVVALLPGGNRLAVGEKTKVEFQTVEGKPLSSLLKEHSETEIQPRWTITKGEEQVRIDENGNLEALQPGEATIQGVVPGLAADKGFLFIDALGRVGAMDADGTIHWDIVGMVLFFGVSLYINQLLSGQGPNSNPQQATINKITPILFSGMFLFFPLPAGVLMYMLLANIFQTFQTFILSREPLPENLQKIVDEEAKTSGGTSTDRESLPFEPGRAKKKA, from the coding sequence ATGGACTTCGGTGTAGGATTTCTCTCCAACAATGTCATGCTGCCAATCCTGGACTTTTTCTACGGGATTGTGCCTAGTTACGGTCTAGCCATCGTGGCTCTGACACTAGTGATTCGCTTTGCCCTCTATCCTCTCAGCGCTGGCTCGATCCGGAGTATGCGCCGAATGCGCGTAACTCAACCCGTAATGCAAAAGCGGGTCAAGGAAATTCAAGAGCGTTACAAAGACGATCCGGCTAAACAGCAGGAGGAAATGAGCAAAATTTACAAAGAGTTCGGCAACCCACTGGCAGGCTGCTTTCCCGTTTTAGTGCAAATGCCTGTGCTATTTGCGCTCTTTGCAACTCTGCGTGGTTCACCGTTCTCAGATATAAACTACAGCGTCAATTTACAGATCTTGCCTCAGGAGCAGATCACTCAAGTTCAGCCTCAAGCATTTGCAACTGCCCCTCAGAACATCTTTGTCGCTGACAAAATTCATGCGCCCGTTGTGGCTCTGCTTCCTGGTGGTAACCGCTTAGCAGTAGGCGAGAAAACCAAAGTTGAATTTCAAACGGTAGAAGGTAAGCCGCTCAGTAGCCTGCTAAAAGAGCATTCCGAAACTGAAATTCAACCTCGCTGGACAATTACTAAAGGCGAAGAGCAAGTTCGCATTGATGAGAATGGCAATTTAGAGGCTTTACAACCTGGGGAAGCCACTATTCAGGGGGTGGTTCCTGGTCTAGCAGCCGACAAAGGCTTTCTCTTCATTGATGCGCTAGGACGAGTAGGCGCAATGGATGCAGATGGCACGATCCACTGGGATATTGTCGGCATGGTGCTCTTCTTTGGCGTTAGCTTGTACATCAACCAGCTCTTGTCAGGTCAAGGGCCCAATTCCAACCCCCAACAGGCGACGATCAACAAGATTACGCCCATTCTCTTTTCTGGGATGTTCTTGTTCTTCCCACTGCCAGCGGGCGTTCTGATGTATATGCTGTTGGCTAACATCTTCCAGACCTTCCAAACCTTTATCCTGTCACGCGAACCCCTACCGGAAAATCTGCAGAAGATTGTGGATGAAGAAGCTAAAACTTCCGGTGGCACTAGTACAGATAGAGAATCCCTACCTTTTGAACCAGGGCGAGCTAAGAAAAAAGCCTAG